The Labeo rohita strain BAU-BD-2019 chromosome 14, IGBB_LRoh.1.0, whole genome shotgun sequence genomic interval AGTGTGATGAGCAGGTAGATACACACTGATGTAAAACCAGCAGCGGTTTACGGATCAGACGCAGATTGATGCTGAAGTTCATCGCCAGTTTCTTTGCCAGCAGCCTGATCTCTGTCAACTCCTCATCACGACCGTCCTGCTCCAGCCCAGAGAAGagctacacacaaacacacacatagagaGAGATGAAAACACCAAAGAACcactaatcaaacacacacacacacacacacacctgctgcAGACACAAGCACACAGTCCTGGCACTTTCCACTGAGCTGATCATCTTGGATTTGCTGAGAGTCTCTTTGATGATGTCACCGAAATCCCTGTAGAACTacaaatatgaatgaataagtaaataaataaatgtttcttttaggacatcatatataattaatacCTTATTGTAGTATTTGAGTATATCCGTGGCAGCACGCAGCTCCAGGACTCCGTATATGATGAGTTTACAGTATCCAGCCAACTGATTCCTCCTCTCCAGCAAAGCAGCCATCTTCATCTCCTGACCCTCTTCCTCACCTGCAGCACAATCCTCCTGCTGAACAACTTACATCTGATGAAGATCTTCATTTCAGACGCAATGTTCTTATCAAAAGACGACTGCTTTTAGAGAAAGTTacagtgtaaatgtgtgtgtgtgtgtgtgtgcgcgcgcgcAGGAGTTGTTTTTTCACCTAGTGTTACATCAGGGGGAAAACATTTCCCCAGAAAATGAGATCAATCTGAATACCCAATGTTTTTGACAAAATGCTTAATTAAGAGAATTGCATCTTTCTTTTTTGACACCGATATTAGATTTGATCTCTAAGAACACAAGTCAGCGTGAAGCTCTCCTGAACACATTCTTATATCCAGATAAACGTGTACCAGCCAGATCCTCGTCAGGGTCGGCGAAGACGTAGTCGATGATGAAAGAAGCCATTTCTGCTTTGAGAGAGTCATCAGGACTGAAGCGCTGCAGCGGTGAACCGTCTCCTTCGCACGGCTTCCCGAAGACGAGCAGCACGTCACACAGACACACGAACGCCTGCGGACACACGGGTGAGCTTTCACTGATGGTCAAAGTCACCGCTGTCGCGTTGTTTGCACAGCACTGCGACGAGACTAGAACGAATGCGGTGTGATGTGAGCAGCACAGTGATTCCGGATGTTTGAAAGCCACGTAAACTGAGCTCGGCCTGAGACGATAGTCTCaacgtgtgtgtgagtgtgtgtgtgagtgaatcTGAGACTGAGAGCCTGTACCTGGTTCCTGATGTGACTCTGAGCCACAGACAGACAGCTCTGACACACCACACAGAACGAGTGAAGAGCCTTCATCACACGCTTCAGTTCAACCTGACAGACAGACAACCAGCCTTACATACAGTGATAAATACTGCGATGACGGCCTGAGCATCGGCGCCACCTGCTGTCTTTAGGCAAACAGTGTACATGGGAAATCAGGCTTTCATGATCACTAACACTTTctattatatttctattcaaataacCTTTATGTGTACTGTGTTAGGCTAACCtattatatgattattatttattgacctaaagtagggctgggcgatatgggcaaaaaaattatcacgataattgtcaaatctttatttctttcaagtttaaagtcagatttttgctccaaagtgaaagttgtagaaaccagaccttaaaataaatatctaaatagaaaaatttatttctgcatgttctaatgagttatattgtttaaaatcaagaaacaggtttgggttgtctgataatgatgatgataataataataataataatattaataataataatgagaagaagaagaagaagaagaagaagatcacttttttgtctcttagaaacgcacatttgatagtatcttgaggatgcagaggtaattttttgttcattatcaatcagtaacatctgtacaaattgtagcaacctcagttttatatggttaaatttattctgacccagtgttttttttttttttttttttaaggattggTCTCCCATTGTCACGTTACAACAGGGATGAGACCAGAGGCAGAGGTAAGGTGCAAAACCAAACAAGCTTTATTGACAGGGCTGTAAAATGGAGTGCAAGAATGGGTTGAGCAATGATAAGCTTATCTAAAAGTCCTTGCATTAGTTGAGCAGTTGTAGTGAGTCCGTAAGGGGAAAACCACGATGATTCACAGGGGAGTCCAATTGAAAAAACGATGAGTGGTCTGGAGCTAGCATAGGggatgtgaacggtagaccagacagtGAATGACTGAGGGTAAGTGTCTTATACAGGGCGTGGCTGTTTGAACTGTGGTCCGAGCGGATAAACAGTCCATGTGGCGTGATTCAAATGAGTCGTGCTGTTTCGTTCCACTTTTGatgcataaaaattatatcGAGCATTCATCGAACTCTTCATACcgttttatcgaggaaaattatattgcgataattattgttatcgaattatcgcccagccctaaccTAAACTACTACACAGATTTCtttgggaaaaaacaaaacaaaaaacagttgtcAATGCACTACCAATGAACTGTTCCTATTCAATTATCattcaaaatgatgaaaatggAAAAGATCAGACTCCAGAGATTCCTGCAGTGGACAACATTAGTGTCGCAGCCTTGATCTGTCAGAAGAAATGGCTGATAGTTTAGAACTGACTGTCAGTCCTGCATGCACTTTTCCTGTGGCTTGACAGGAAGTCATTGTACCCAAGTCTGATTGAAGATTCAACCACATTCGGTCAGAAGCTTCTTCTGAACAAACACAGAGAACGAACATGACGGAGACAGCGAGATGAAAGATGACGCACCTTGTCTTTAGCTGGAGTGTGTTGCGTGATCTTTGTTCCTTTCCAGAACAGATGGAAGACTGAGCACTTCAGAGCTGGAACCATCAGCTACACACACCACGACAATATGATGAGTGCAAGTTTAAAAGACTGTAATTACTACAATTACACTGTAATTGTAATTTTCATGCAATTAGCATGAGCATATAATGCTAGCAATCAATAACTTTCTATGGAGGTGTGGATGAGATATGAATGTAAACAATCACACAGAAAAATCTCTGAtgatttactgttattataaataatctCATACACACAATGACCAAGTAAATCTGTAAGGTTTGTGTTTAGGGTTAGGCGATAGAAAATgcagtttgtacagtagaaaaaccATCACACCTATAGAGAGTCCCCATAAAACACATATACCaacagaatgtgtgtgtgtgtgtgtgtgtgtgtgtgtgtgtgagaccttCTCGTTGATTTCTCTTGTCTCTATTCCCATCTTCAGCAGCTGAAAGCAGAACTCAAACAGGTTCCTTCCGGTCAAATCTCTGGCACTGacagacacaaaaacacattgtagaGACACTTCCAGACACTATCCTACCATTATCAcacgtaaacacacacacacacacacacacaccagcagAAGGCAGCCAGAATGTTCAGAGAGGAAGCAGCTCCATACAGATCATCTTCATCAGCTGATCCCTGAGGAacaccagcacacacacacaccatcatTTTCAAGAAGTAAGAAAATTCTGACAAAACCTCCTTTTGGGGAAATTCAGTAACAGAAAAACGACTTTTAACTTCAGTAGAGCTGAAGTGTGTAATCTTCTGTCAGATCTGCTTTGATCTCGTGCCACTGGTCGAGGCAGTGTTGTTGTTGCGTAGGACTGGACTGGTCGCTCCATCAAATAAAGGAGCACGACATGTAATAAAGCTGTGAATTGGTGAGAGCACATGCGTCTGCGATGCTGTTCCAGACTCGGGTGTGTTTGTGTACCTGCAGTATCTCAGCGAGGTTTGAAGTGAATTTCTCCACGGTTGAATCCAGCAGCTGACTGACGGCTCTCTCGGCTCGGCCACAGAAGCTGTAACAATCGCTGCACAACGTACACAACACACGCACACAAGCCTCTAACACGCACTCCTCACGGTGCTTCAGCATGATGTCGCACACCTGAGACAGCAGCAGATCCAGACACTGAGAGACGACAGACAGAAACACGCTCATTTCATCACACCAAACTCTCGCTGCACTTCATCTGTCTGTTCACCTTCATCTAAATCTTTTCTTACCTAAAACTTTTTCTGCctcaaaaaaaagtcacaagaACCCAAATATACACATTCGGATGCAAATGATGAGCGACAGCTCACGCGTCATTTTACACCACAAGAGATTTACATGTATGGATACGTGGAAACGTGATGTGATCGATCAGAGATGGCTCGTACTTTCTCCAGGCGTCCAGACGTGGTGTAAACCTCCAGCTGAAAATACAGCGGCGCTCTGAGCAAACAGCTCACCTTCACGACGTCTGCAGAGAACTGAAAGGAAACACGCACTTTACTGACTGTAGTCACTGACATCTTCAGCTCACATCACGTCTCTGATTAGTCTGGCCGGGACGGGTTTCACTTTAAACTGCTGCCGCAGGATAAAGGTTTAACGTACTGCATACATTACATTCGGCTGCTTGTACTGAAATATATTACCCATTTTACATTCTACCAGTGATAAAACTGCATTAGACGATGAGTTTGGCGAGGGACGGCACTGCTAGGAGATTTGAGCTCCTTTATGAAAACAGACTGtttataatcataattatgGAGATTTCTTTCTAATCCAAACAGCATCATCATGTCTGAGATCAACAACGAAACGATGACGGCCTCTCAGGCATTTGATTCTCTCAAATGGACTCGCTGTCAGACTCACCTTAGCCAGTAACTGAGGCAGCACGGGGATGAAATGGTTTGTGATGCGTCTGCGCTCTTGAGCCTGAAGCCTCTTCTCCCGCGCCGTCAGGTTctacaatacacacacacagttctgCATTGGTCAGGACAACAACAGAGTAAGACATGCTAACCCTCGAGCAGATCTGGAGCGAGTGATTAGAGAAAGCTTCTGCCACTCTGtctagtgcaaaaaaaaaaagatacattaaTGCAGATCTGCAACAAAGAGTCAACAGTGAAAATAATCAATGTGATTATCGATTAATTGTGTCTGCGTGCTTTGAATGGAAATCGTCTGCCGGACACGTGACTTTACAGCAGTGAATAACGCATTTCTATGGCGAAAACACATCGGTGACAAACTTCACAGACTTCACTTCACAGAGAACGCTATAGCATAATTAACGCTGAATGCAAAAACATCAATTTTTTCCCTGAATATTTGCTGTTGGACAAATATTCTACATGTATTGTAAGAAATGGTATTTTGTGAGAGTAACAACTGACTGACTGTAAATGCACAACATCATACAACAAGAATCACAGGATGAAGAAACAACAGAATGTCATAGGAGTAAATGACTGTTTACTATTgtctttttagagctgctttacagcagaattaagttttatttgcaTTACTGACACACTTATTCTGTTTGACACTGTTAAGCTGCTTTGAGACAATGTGTATTGTATAAAACGCAGTAGatataaaggtgacttgacctgaGTGTGCGCTTCTACAGAGCTTTCCTCTTACTTGAGAACACAGAGATtgtgcttttatcatttttcCCACCTGTAtcgtttttaatttaatttaatttagcaatTTAAACCATCATCTTCCTGTAAAACTTAGGACAATCTACAGTGTTTCCCCTTGAAGGtcaagttcattttattttcaatatagcGCCAAATTACATTCATTCAAGGTTacctttcctatagaacaggtctataatcttttattaaacaaactaaataaccTTATGGTATTATTCTTACTTGCACTacggcatgtcatttctgtctctacaCGGACGTGTGTCTATAATTTCTCTGCAAAAACACGGACGGGATCGcaagtccattcataaaaatgaaatttactctATAGCAGAATGCCAAGAAATTTGTCGAATTTTGgagaaataaatcaaaagttggtctGTCACTTAATTCGGATTGCGATATGCAccagtgtctgtgaatattgaaacgcaaaaagacggtttaaatatgaatcctgttTGTTCCGTTTGcctctgtatgaatgaatggcaaAGACGCGGGTTTGTTTACTACATAAATACTGAAACACACGTGACATTTGCGGTGATTTTCGGCCTCTGTGTATCACTAAATGACGACATGAACACAAACTTGATCttgctgtgagagtcacttcatgtgaattttaccctttcatttgagaaaactagcatcatTATCATACtgcatacaaacagaaactaaacggcaacccgtcaaaataaaagtacaatttaacatgtaacagaaatatatataagtcttgtattacttttgtacagtaaaatattggtctttatatattcatatttctgccgaatgtaaataaaacaattaaatgataaaaataaatattactacaagATTAATCACTtaattgtacaaaaaaatactacaactattattaaaacttcttaaaccgAATATCCACAcaatttttcttccatgtattaaaaaaaataataaataaataaaagggtttaaattttcatttgattaaaaaagaaaaaaaaaaaaaaatgtttcatgccTTCGTTTGATTATCAgagaaattaaaacaagaatttCTGGGGGGGGGGAGACaaagattgtagggccctatggtttaaaatgttgaaattgagacttttctgacttcttttttcactgaaataaatgttttcattattacACAGAGTACAGTACAGAATAAAAAGTACCGTTGGGTACCAGCACCAGGCCCCCAAAAcgcagaaaatgtactcacagtTGCTGTCCTGACTCCTGCGGCAAACGTATTACGTCTATACCGTCTGTATCCTCTCAGTGAGTTTCTACGCATACACAGTAAGGCGAATTTAACATTTTCCTACGTTTCAGTGTGgataagaaacattttaaaaatgcttgaaaacactagtgtggacggagagcgttttaaaacgaaaactctgttttcaaatgtatctggATTAATGTAATGTAGCCTTTGTCtgacacccatttcaggtcttggagtctctactaatgagctgatgatctaaatcaggtgtgtttaattaagaAGACATGGAAAACAAGCAGTTTTGGAGGGCCTCCAAGAACGTGGTCGAGTACACAGAAACTTTCACTATACAGTATTTGTTTTAATGGCCTTGACTTCTCACGCAATTGTTTGAAGGACAGCATTGGGCAGCATGTGGCATAtctgtctttttatttaatgaatggATTTGCAGCCCTACATTAACGTCTTGTTGAACTGTTGTGAAGAAAGCAAGCCCAGGCTAATAATCCTGCTGCTGTCCTGAACACAAGCAGTGCCGCCCAATCGGTCACGCTGAGATTCACTACATCTGAGCTCTGTCTGATCGTGTCTCACCTTCTTCTGTGCGCGTGTGCTGGGGGGCGTGGCCTCAGCGGCCTGTCTCACCGCACACATCATGATGTCAATCAGAGCGCTTTCCAGCTTGTCCTCCACgcctacaacacacacacacacacagaggaaaacaaacgcagacacacacacactcatctgTGTTTAcctaaagcaaaaaaaacaaaaacaaaaaaaaacacaagactCTCTGATTGGACACTCACCACTTTCCTGCAGCAGAAGTGATGTCATCAATTCCCAGTCTTTTGGCTCCACCCCCGCAACATCCCACAGACTATCGACTAGATATGCAGCATGTTCATGATACTGACACACACAGCACAGCTCCAGTCACAGGCCATTCATTCagttaaacattaacattaattagGAAAATTCAGAAAGTTTGTATGCGTACACAAACAGAAGAGCATATATGCACTTTTTGTGCTCATACACCACTAATTAAAATAGCCATTAATAGTCAAttaaaggtcattgcaaaaaaCCTTCATCCAATAAAGTGCGCCTGTTATGcattttttgttgctgttgtttgttCGTTTTATTTTCCATTCTGAAAGATTAGGCTGCTAGGAATTACAGAAAGTggttcaaattcattttttccacTGTACCACAACAGTACAACCTCAATCTTTTATAATTCCCTGACGACTACTTATTTTCTATCAAGCATTCAAAATATAGAACTATAGCAACGGGCGTATCGTTTCCGACACGcgctgtacgcggtagaccaatcacaacagactgggccatctgaccaatcagagcagagtaggcacATGGAAAGGAGGGATTTAGAGAGACTTAATCTTAGAACTGCTTCGAACGAATCGTTTGAGAATCATTGAAAAAGGAGGTGTATTCActgcatattttgagaaaacagaaGCGTTTTTGACCATGCACCTAAATCTATTGTAGAagacttccaaaacaacattagGAATCTTAAAAATAGCATACTAGGGGCACTTTATccactttaaaatgtttatgccCACTGCAACAGCACAATGATTACGCGATCTGTGAGAAGACAGAGAAGAATGTGCATGATGGGATATGAGCGGTTTACCTCACTCTCAATAAAGAAATGCGCCAGCAAACGGAGGACAGAAACACTGCGTTTGTCTGACCGCCCATCTAACACACTGCACAGCCTACACACACAAATCGCATGATGCTCATGATGGTTTGTGTGAagagatgaagatgatgatgacaaTGTCATGATGAAGCTGAACGTACGTGTGGTACAGGAATCCTCCGGCTGCACAGGCGAGACCTCGGTGTGTGGCAAAAACCAGCGGATACACGGCAGCACACTCCTCCTCACTCAGGCCATCATCCGTCTGcctgcgcacacacacacacacacacgccatACAAGAAACTCGGGTGACGCACAACTTCACATGCACACGAGGGGTTCTCACACTCTGAGCAGTCTGCCATCTATGAACACACATCCAAACGAGCTCGCTCAGCACGTAATTAATGAACGGCACGTGAGGATGAAAAGGACACTCACTGTTTAATGAGCAGTAACAGCTTCACCGTTTCCACTGCCACGTCCGAGTCTTTATCCAGGATCATGCACAGAATCCGCTCCTGAGCAGagaaacacacatttaaaccaAGAAACCCCAGCAGCTGAAATCTAAATGTAGAACACAACCAAAAATGTGaaactggaccacaaaaccagtcttaagtcgctggggtatatttgtagcaacagccagaAACACACTGTATGGGTTGAAATGAtcggtttttcttttatgccaaaaatcattaggatatgaaaatgattttctcattatttagatttttttttaacttttacagCGTCTTCAAACATGAGACATGAGATGTTGAAATACTGCAGTAACTAGTACAATGCATTTCCACATGTGGTCAGAACTGTACAGTACTTCATCTGATTCGGTGTCATAAGTTCAACAGGcctgtctgtgtgtttgcaaTCACCTTAAAGCGACTGGTGAACAGCTCTAACCGGCTGATGAAATCTTTCTCCACATACAGTTTCTGCAAAGTCAACACACACTGCAGTCGCACGGCAGCTTGCTGAAAAACAAACGCAAACAGTATGACTGATCACATATCAGTGCAGTATGGCTTCTATGTATGACTGGATCTGATTATCAGAGCAGCACATATTGCTCACTGCACCTTGTCATGCAGCATCCAGCCCACATATTTGAGGTGCTCGTCATTGAGGAAAGAGGCGGGGTTTTCTCTGAGCCACACTCCCATCTCCTCCATGCAGACGGCCCGGATTTCAGGAACTCTGTCCCGATACCGATGAATGAAAACACCCTTAAAGATCCCATTCATTATAGAGCGCAAGTCCTCCTGATGCTCCAGCAGCTGTAGACACACACTTCACTCAATTCACAATTATTTCTACAGCACTTTATGTGATACAGACTCAAAGCAGCCTCACAGTAGCAAACAGGAAAGTAACAATCAATCATgcaaacttcaaaaatgatgCAAATCCAAAACTCTGCTCCAAAGCAGCTGTAGCAGGACAATAGTGTCTGCATctcttcacaaacacacacatgatgAACTTTTAAACAATGACAGTGACACACATCAGCTAAGAGTAACTAGGTTTGCCACTACaccaaaatgtaataaatccAAACCTTTACAGATTTACACTTCAACTATTGTAGCCAATATGTATAATCTACAAAAAAATATCCCTCTGATGCTTTATATTGCTGCCAAATGTAAACCATTCTGAACAAAGATGTTTAAAAGACACTTAATATTCAGTGATATTGTTGATTTGATGCCACTGAGATTGTCAAATgataagtgtgtgtttgtgtttaaccTCTCTGTAACAGTCCTCTAGTTCTTCTATGCGGTCTATGGCTCTGTGTTCAACTGGTTTGTTCTTCTCCAGCTCACAGCGTCTCCGCGTCATCAGCACTTGAGCATTCACCTCCGCAGCGACGGACACTATCGACGACATCAACCGCATggctgcacacacacagagacagacagacacacacacataaacacacacacacacacacaccagaggACGGATCACACTCCTGTGGCAGCTGGTTATAAAACACTTCTTGGGTGCATATTACGAAGGCAGTTGATgctaaacttttaattttaatttaattgtttaatgacttatttgaacttttcaatttaaaatgagtCAAGTCAGATTTATTTCTAAAGTGTTTTATACAGTACAGATTGTTTCAGCAGCTTCAGagtaataaacaggaaaaataacattgttcattttgtaaaatttcatcaaaacaaattaaatttcagCTGTAATCATGAGGTTCATTCAGTTTAATTCTCACTcaattacattataatttattttaaaaaataataataaacagtacaCATTTAAAGGCTTAGTTCCACCCTAACAACACATAATGGAGGAACTGCGCATCTGTCATCTGCAACAACATGCTGAAAAATATCATCCGATTTTATTCTCAGCATATGATATTTTAACTCGCTGTCACAACTCGCTCCTGTTCTTTCATGTGAGCACCGAATGTAGTTTTTGAGCATGAAACGTAggactgcaagaaaaaaaattagaagtTGACTATATAGTAGTCAAGGCTATTCTATTAAGAATAGTGATATAGAAAGCGTTGTTCTCAGTATGTTTTATTCATAATGTTTTCCCCTTTAAACCAGTGATACCAGTAACGTCCCTCACACCGAGTTTTATTAGCTATTGCCATAATACGACAAAGCTCACTACTAAAGCCAAACTCACCGATGAGCGTGCTAGTGTGTCTGAACGCGCGGACCTGCGAGTCGGCCAGACCCGTGAGCAGCGCGATGAACGAAGAGAAGAGAAAATCATCGTACAGCAGGCTGTTACGACAGCCACGAACCAGCAAAGACACAAACTCGCACACGCCTTCACGAAAGTGCCGCCACTGAGAGCCGACCGACACCAGCGGATAACTGACAGAGTCCTGCAGAAACACAGagaggtgtgtgtatgtgtgtgtgtgctggtcTCCAGAAACAGCTGCAAACGCTGCATCAGCTCAGATGGGTCACAACCACAGCAGTCCAATCACCTGCAAGCTCGagtttaaacagtaaaaactaGAAAGAAAtcctacatttaaaacaaacattcattattttctTTCAGACTCTTGCTGACAAAACACGATGAATGTTATGGGAAAAATGATGATGAAATATGACTCAGCATCCACTGTGATCTGCAGCTTTAGCTCCAACTTGTGAATCTCCACATGCACAGAGGTCACTGGCAGATGGTCAGTGCTGCAAATGCGTGTTACAATTCAACCAAACTGGAACCTGATGCAAAAGAGAAATTTCTTCTCCACCACTGGAAGTCCATCACGCGACATCCCTCATCAATGCCCTCTGAAATGACTCAGATTTACTGAGCAACGGTAAACGTATCTGCACCTTTACAAGGAAAATGATACGACTGGAGTCAAAAACAGAACCGTGGCGTGTCGATTCCTCTCACCTCGTTAAACTCTTTAGTCAGGTGACTAATTATATCAGCGTTTTGCAGGCAGCTGAACATCTCTCTGGTGACGACACCTGAAACACAACACAAGTTCATCATTTAGGAAACACACATGATATCGCTTACATTTGTGTCTGACGTCACCTTTACAGCCGCTGCACTGAACCACAAAGTTGATGAGCTCCAGAAGCCCTGCCTCTCTGTCGCTTCTGTACTCCTCTAGCCAATCATCTATCACCGGCTAAGAGagacagccaatcagaggaCCGAACACATGAAATCCCCTCCGATTGTCACCATTGGTGGTCTCTCACCAGCAGCGCGCTGCGTCCTGACCGCACCGCTTCATACAGATGACACGCGGTGACACGGCCGTCCGTCTGAGTGCCATGCGGCCCGAGGTGCCGTGAGTCCTCCGGGGTCTGTGATTGGCTGGAGCCGCTGACTGACGGATGACGAACCCTCTTAGGAGACtagcagagaaagagagaaacggTTAAAGCACAcatttatactgtgtgtgtgtgtgtgtgtgtgtgtgtgtgtttgtactcaCTGCTGCTCCCTGATTTGAGCTCAGTTTTCTCTTGGAGGTTTTCAGCTGGAACTCAAAATCACTTCCGGTCAGAGAGACATCCTCATCCTCCGAACTGCGTCACACACACACGGGTCATCGGGAGTATGATGACATCATCAGCATGAAAGCGATTATATGTGTGCGGTCGCTCTGTTTACCTGTACAGCTCAGACTCATCCATGCTGCTCCGCTGCTCTGGaaatcaacacacacacacacacacacacacagatcagtTACTGATCAGCGGCTCAGTGTCGTTCGCATCAATCCATCAACAGACAGGTACTAATCTGCAGAAATAGTATATAAGACATTTACAGTTTGTGTGTGCAAATGTGTAAGAGTATTCAACCTTCTACAATGCGAGTACATCAATGGCATGTGCAACTAAAGCTTTACTCTGGGCGACTAAGTTATGTCTAACATTAGCCACTGCTAATAAATTCTTGGATCTGTGTGAGCTGGAGACTCAACATATGtttagcacagatatattttcaCTTGTCGAACACTTCGGAGTTTCACTCTCAGTTAAGCAATCAGTGCCATTTCTCGGTTCATCTCAATTATTTGACGTACCACA includes:
- the LOC127176625 gene encoding cohesin subunit SA-2 isoform X2, which produces MNGVLSKQRSSMDESELYSSEDEDVSLTGSDFEFQLKTSKRKLSSNQGAASPKRVRHPSVSGSSQSQTPEDSRHLGPHGTQTDGRVTACHLYEAVRSGRSALLPVIDDWLEEYRSDREAGLLELINFVVQCSGCKGVVTREMFSCLQNADIISHLTKEFNEDSVSYPLVSVGSQWRHFREGVCEFVSLLVRGCRNSLLYDDFLFSSFIALLTGLADSQVRAFRHTSTLIAMRLMSSIVSVAAEVNAQVLMTRRRCELEKNKPVEHRAIDRIEELEDCYRELLEHQEDLRSIMNGIFKGVFIHRYRDRVPEIRAVCMEEMGVWLRENPASFLNDEHLKYVGWMLHDKQAAVRLQCVLTLQKLYVEKDFISRLELFTSRFKERILCMILDKDSDVAVETVKLLLLIKQQTDDGLSEEECAAVYPLVFATHRGLACAAGGFLYHTLCSVLDGRSDKRSVSVLRLLAHFFIESEYHEHAAYLVDSLWDVAGVEPKDWELMTSLLLQESGVEDKLESALIDIMMCAVRQAAEATPPSTRAQKKNLTAREKRLQAQERRRITNHFIPVLPQLLAKFSADVVKVSCLLRAPLYFQLEVYTTSGRLEKCLDLLLSQVCDIMLKHREECVLEACVRVLCTLCSDCYSFCGRAERAVSQLLDSTVEKFTSNLAEILQGSADEDDLYGAASSLNILAAFCCARDLTGRNLFEFCFQLLKMGIETREINEKLMVPALKCSVFHLFWKGTKITQHTPAKDKVELKRVMKALHSFCVVCQSCLSVAQSHIRNQAFVCLCDVLLVFGKPCEGDGSPLQRFSPDDSLKAEMASFIIDYVFADPDEDLAGEEEGQEMKMAALLERRNQLAGYCKLIIYGVLELRAATDILKYYNKFYRDFGDIIKETLSKSKMISSVESARTVCLCLQQLFSGLEQDGRDEELTEIRLLAKKLAMNFSINLRLIRKPLLVLHQDGIRFASRGLDEGDLTNLSFLEILSEFSFKLLQPERKQLSLYLRRVFASVSNSEFVGMYERSLTSGSKETPAAETPSRKRRRAHSLISGLETPAVMSHTRHIDMDDDFTDGSVLRKSVIRSRQQSSLFSQSIQSHLSTLSLGREDASEDEEEPEIEDYDNEDSELDITLPSTHGSASFLEDLFE